The following proteins come from a genomic window of Metarhizium brunneum chromosome 2, complete sequence:
- the dsc3 gene encoding DSC E3 ubiquitin ligase complex subunit 3 yields the protein MTTAARIHPLLLTIRFSASIPDLDLDIPSPQTTTVLALKHLLRTRLATRNRLRLIYQGRLLPDSSALSSVLKPPPPPPPQPPSSSSTSAKAKGKAVDGAPARVYVNCSIGDELAAQELAAEEASAANPPQEAGPEPPTNPAGRTRPRPRGFDRLLQAGFTSSEISTLRTQFASIQTERFTPDSVPSPDGLRRLEDAWIDTNAGELPSAASPLEDELSNMSTVLDVLIRGMMIGFFFPLGSITWLLRQGLWSEKWQIFVGSGVVLSVTVGIVMGISGER from the coding sequence ATGACAACCGCCGCGCGCATCCACCCgctcctcctcaccatccGCTTCTCCGCCTCCATCCCCGACCTGGACCTCGACATCCCATCCCCGCAAACCACcaccgtcctcgccctcaaGCACCTCCTCCGCACCCGTCTCGCCACCCGCAACCGCCTCCGCCTCATCTACCAGGGCCGCCTCCTCCCGGACTCGTCGGCGCTCAGCTCCGTCCtcaagccgccgcctcccccgccgccgcagccaccctcatcatccagcaccagcgccaaggccaagggcaaagccgtcgacggcgccccCGCCAGGGTATACGTCAACTGCTCCATCggcgacgagctcgccgCCCAGGAACTCGCCGCGGAGGAGGCCTCGGCCGCCAACCCGCCGCAGGAGGCGGGCCCGGAGCCGCCCACCAACCCGGCTGGGCGCACGCGGCCCCGGCCCAGGGGGTTCGACCGCCTGCTCCAGGCCGGCTTCACGTCGTCCGAGATCTCCACCCTGCGCACGCAGTTCGCGTCCATCCAGACGGAGAGGTTTACGCCCGACTCGGTGCCCTCGCCCGACGGCTTGAGGCGCCTCGAGGACGCGTGGATCGACACCAACGCCGGCGAGCTGCCGAGCGCGGCGAGCCCGCTCGAGGACGAGCTGAGCAACATGTCCACCGTGCTGGACGTGCTCATCCGCGGCATGATGattggcttcttcttcccgcTGGGGAGCATCACGTGGTTGTTGAGACAGGGCCTTTGGAGCGAGAAGTGGCAGATCTTTGTGGGCTCCGGCGTCGTTTTGAGCGTCACGGTGGGCATTGTCATGGGTATATCGGGGGAGAGGTAG